One segment of Podarcis muralis chromosome 17, rPodMur119.hap1.1, whole genome shotgun sequence DNA contains the following:
- the LOC114587893 gene encoding protein NipSnap homolog 3B-like codes for MLASRALFGRVAAAARRATAEVSSPFSTGPRQDDGTFYEFRTYTVKPDKMKDFLELTSKNIHLRTAHSQMVGYWTSEFGGLNKAFHIWKYESFAQRSAVRTALAKDQEWQEKYMSRMLPLLEKQDNEIAYLVPWCELGSPPKDGVYELVTFQMKPGGPAVWGQSFKAAISIHIKTGYTKLIGVFHTEYGLLNRVHVLWWNENSDSRAAGRHSAHEDPRVVAAVRESVQFLESQQNCLLVPTAFSPLK; via the exons ATGCTGGCATCCCGCGCGCTCTTCGGGAGAGTCGCCGCAGCGGCGCGAAGGGCCACCGCTGAG GTCTCATCGCCTTTTTCCACAGGGCCCAGGCAAGATGATGGCACATTCTACGAATTTCGTACCTATACTGTTAAGCCAGACAAGATGAAAGACTTCCTGGAACTGACCAGCAAAAACATTCACCTTCGTACAGCTCATTCCCAGATGGTTGGATACTGGACCTCAGAATTTGGGGGACTGAATAAAGCTTTCCATATTTGGAAATATG AAAGCTTTGCTCAGAGATCTGCTGTCCGGACAGCATTGGCCAAGGACcaagaatggcaagaaaaatacATGTCTCGAATGCTGCCCTTGTTAGAGAAACAAGACAACGAAATTGCGTACCTGGTGCCCTGGTGTGAACTTGGCAGCCCTCCCAAGGATG GAGTCTATGAGTTGGTTACCTTCCAGATGAAACCGGGGGGACCAGCCGTGTGGGGCCAATCCTTTAAAGCAGCAATTAGTATTCACATAAAGACAGGATACACTAAACTGATTGGTGTCTTCCACACGGAATACGGACTACTTAACAGAG TTCATGTGCTTTGGTGGAATGAAAACTCAGACAGTCGCGCTGCTGGAAGGCACTCTGCCCATGAGGATCCCAGAGTAGTAGCAGCAG TTCGGGAAAGTGTTCAGTTCCTGGAATCGCAGCAGAACTGTCTCCTGGTACCTACAGCATTTTCACCCCTGAAATAG
- the LOC114587891 gene encoding protein NipSnap homolog 3B-like, producing MMVSRVLGSLRRAVLSGCKAQPSLYQVCSSLATGPRQDVGTFYELRTYDIKPAKAKEFLELVNKSINIRVAHSEMIGFWTAEFGSMNKAFHIWKYDNFAHRRAVRKAVVADKEWQERLSVLLQFLDKQHMEIAYMVPWCELGSSPKPGVYELVTYQLKPGGPALWGKSFKAAIDAHISKDYSKLIGVFHTEYGLLNTVHVLWWYENPDSRAAGRHFAHEDARVVAAVRENVQYLESQQNMLLIPAPFSPLK from the exons ATGATGGTCTCGCGCGTCCTCGGCTCCCTCCGCAGAGCTGTGTTATCGGGGTGCAAAGCCCAG CCAAGTCTGTATCAGGTTTGCTCGTCTCTTGCCACGGGACCCAGGCAAGATGTTGGCACCTTCTATGAACTCCGTACTTACGATATCAAACCAGCAAAGGCAAAGGAATTCCTCGAGTTGGTCAATAAAAGCATCAACATTCGCGTGGCTCACTCAGAGATGATTGGATTCTGGACAGCGGAGTTTGGGTCAATGAATAAGGCTTTCCACATTTGGAAATATG ACAACTTTGCCCACAGAAGAGCTGTAAGGAAAGCTGTGGTCGCTGATAAGGAATGGCAGGAAAGATTGTCAGTACTTCTTCAATTCCTAGACAAGCAGCATATGGAAATTGCTTACATGGTCCCCTGGTGTGAGCTCGGGAGTTCTCCAAAGCCAG GAGTTTATGAGTTGGTTACTTATCAGCTGAAACCAGGTGGACCCGCTTTGTGGGGAAAGTCATTTAAAGCAGCGATTGATGCGCACATCAGCAAAGACTATTCTAAACTGATTGGTGTCTTCCATACAGAATATGGATTACTTAATACAG TTCATGTGCTTTGGTGGTATGAGAATCCTGATAGCCGTGCGGCTGGGAGGCATTTTGCCCACGAAGATGCCAGGGTGGTAGCAGCAG TACGGGAGAACGTTCAGTACTTGGAATCCCAGCAAAACATGCTTCTGATTCCTGCACCATTTTCGCCTTTGAAATAG